One part of the Macrobrachium rosenbergii isolate ZJJX-2024 chromosome 3, ASM4041242v1, whole genome shotgun sequence genome encodes these proteins:
- the LOC136852132 gene encoding uncharacterized protein, with protein MGVAAMASDEQIWNIQFVQEIEKYPCIYSYTSNEYSNKDVREKAWKQVANEIEDTVNNCKEKWRNLRTVFVRKLKLQPSGSGRASTKPYYLNEAMQFFLPYVTVHQPTGTPGNLPSLKETQEDIQGTKEEDCDGNLAE; from the exons ATGGGTGTTGCTGCAATGGCGAGTGACGAGCAAATCTGGAACATTCAATTTgtacaagaaatagaaaaatatccgTGCATTTACAGCTACACTTCGAATGAATACTCTAATAAGGATGTTAGAGAAAAGGCATGGAAGCAAGTAGCAAATGAAATAGAAGATACAG tgaaTAATTGCAAGGAAAAATGGAGAAACCTCCGCACAGTATTCGTGCGCAAATTGAAACTCCAGCCTAGTGGATCGGGAAGGGCAAGCACGAAGCCTTATTACTTGAACGAAGCCATGCAGTTCTTTCTGCCCTATGTTACAGTCCACCAACCCACAGGAACTCCCGGCAACCTTCCTTCTCTTAAAGAGACGCAAGAAGACATTCAAGGAACTAAGGAAGAAGACTGTGACGGAAACCTGGCGGAGTGA